A window from Drosophila kikkawai strain 14028-0561.14 chromosome 2L, DkikHiC1v2, whole genome shotgun sequence encodes these proteins:
- the RpS28-like gene encoding small ribosomal subunit protein eS28 has translation MSQPVAAKARVIKILGRIGACGILTEVQVQPLDFPKMHFRRSVKGRVRIGDIIDFVDTELAGQPSCRSHSNFGEIESALKIHTQDTKGGKTEK, from the coding sequence atgtcCCAGCCTGTTGCAGCGAAGGCCCGTGTTATTAAGATCCTGGGTCGTATTGGAGCCTGTGGAATACTTACCGAAGTCCAGGTGCAGCCGCTCGACTTTCCCAAGATGCATTTTCGCCGCAGTGTCAAGGGACGCGTTCGCATTGGGGATATTATCGATTTCGTGGACACTGAATTGGCAGGACAGCCGTCGTGCAGGAGCCACAGTAACTTCGGGGAAATTGAATCGGCACTCAAAATCCACACTCAGGACACCAAAGGAGGCAAAACTGAAAAGTAA
- the LOC108082211 gene encoding cytoplasmic dynein 2 light intermediate chain 1, translating to MRLPQIFHSLHKRLQKMFEKNNEGGESGTPSIQDIAGRLAEEQQRLRQLEATTMPKERTILVLGSKCVGKTSAINKFFEREEHTTRPTLALEYSFGRRIGSGKSPQVMNVWELGSLDNAEQLLEVPMRTHGLQQLAVFIILDLSQPQRFWTDFECAYKGLRDTAQKMMEKLTPDLREMLEQRALERVGHQNKEDLGNQDPLPFPVVIVGGKYDIFAGLDPAVKKHTCRCLRSVTHLIGGALLFYSQRIPKLAKVLRDTISHLGFGSPAHPFRSHVTDFNEPLCIWFGKDSWSLIGDTEAQSVERIGATFGADVPQLQLEKQKLQETPDPAKDPGFKESLIDEMRAQKNEELASIMRDVLLRGKFESVPN from the exons ATGCGCTTGCCGCAGATATTTCACAGCCTGCACAAGCGTcttcaaaaaatgtttgaaaagaATAACGAGGGAGGTGAGAGTGGCACACCCAGCATCCAGGACATAGCCGGTCGACTGGCGGAGGAACAGCAACGACTCCGGCAACTGGAGGCCACCACGATGCCCAAGGAGCGAACAATTCTAGTCCTGGGGAGCAAGTGTGTG GGTAAAACTTCAGCTATCAACAAATTCTTTGAACGCGAAGAGCACACAACCCGTCCCACTCTGGCCCTGGAGTATAGCTTTGGTCGGAGAATCGGGAGTGGAAAGTCACCTCAGGTCATGAATGTGTGGGAGTTGGGCTCCCTTGACAATGCGGAGCAGCTACTGGAGGTGCCCATGAGGACCCACGGATTGCAGCAGCTGGCCGTCTTCATAATACTGGATCTCTCACAGCCACAGCGTTTCTGGACTGATTTTGAGTGTGCCTACAAGGGATTGCGGGATACGGCTCAGAAAATGATGGAAAAGTTGACCCCTGACCTAAGGGAAATGCTAGAACAGCGAGCCCTGGAGCGAGTGGGTCACCAAAACAAGGAGGATCTGGGTAACCAGGACCCTCTACCCTTTCCCGTTGTAATTGTGGGCGGAAAGTATGATATCTTTGCTGGCTTGGATCCCGCTGTTAAAAAGCACACCTGTCGGTGCCTTCGATCCGTGACTCATTTGATCGGTGGAGCGTTGCTTTTCTACTCTCAAAGGATACCCAAGTTGGCCAAGGTCCTAAGGGACACCATCAGCCATTTGGGATTCGGAAGTCCCGCCCATCCGTTTCGCTCCCATGTCACGGACTTTAATGAACCTCTTTGCATTTGGTTTGGAAAGGACAGTTGGTCATTAATTGGGGATACTGAAGCCCAAAGTGTGGAGCGAATTGGGGCCACTTTTGGGGCGGATGTGCCCCAGTTGCAGTTGGAAAAGCAGAAGCTGCAAGAGACACCAGATCCGGCTAAGGATCCGGGATTCAAGGAGTCCCTAATCGACGAGATGAGAGCGCAAAAGAACGAAGAACTCGCTAGCATCATGAGGGATGTCCTTCTCCGGGGAAAGTTTGAGAGTGTCCCGAACTAA
- the scat gene encoding vacuolar protein sorting-associated protein 54: MASTRSAGDATPTAEPTSAFRKLSTASGSGIAPGAPSWQSCYYCTREHFKTISDFVNHLRSRHCTREGGSFVCRYGFNGVCASLPLDGVSDRDYDAHVAKYHVNQQTREMPPEWGVYSAAQNLPAVLNDPSRGKQSNLFTKKWGEHFVDRSHVPASPRLPDITHADFSVYLGSIGKRYRWHERRQQQLERDKPLENGGQSLPGSGGQTTPTHLGAVPEIFLKSQLQLHHPATFKQVFPNYMQTSASTPETHQQTGRQLQEQLSHYLDMVEVKIAQQVSQKSGAFFHAMTTQHAILAEMEQAAEQVRQLRAALAQLHSHSVVDSFKVLRYAQRRQHYNLTLDKLRLMATVHKTQPMLQLLLGTQDYVAALDLIGTTQEILSAELLGIHCFKHLPMQLSEMEKLIDKMLTTEFERYAASDLNRPLTDSLRETDSVCAEEDKLVAIVMGLLRKQNFTFVQSYQQEAIATIRAIIKQLLIEVLARSDSDQEISLTGHGEQALELTLPEWIALLQRSSQALVSILERIKAVVGIMQQTADAAVGAQDAVNLIDSEAFLSLGHHEQLQSQLQQLLQAVCHYCHERCANIVSPQSLEKSSASEQELTQLSEIVEQFGETTRSICGVASVPLQLALKVQASRYAQRFHSERKQKLSLLLDQERWRQVDIPHEFQRIIERMAAGDYAKPELGNLISNGGGNPVLLVEGKQPYTLVSASLMLIRMLYEYGGSAQRLPLLASYHARNVVDLLRCFNSRSCQLIIGAGAMRVAGLKTITSTNLALVSRALQLVLWLLPKLKEHFQAMSGYEAIERDYQGHIKEIENKIHGIVSERLAAQLDAWEARPPIPSQTFRHISRHLVKLHEAIAGVLPEAQIHEIYGVVHRNFKDKLREQLLKLNVNNNGGPQHGVVTSELTFYMETLRTLKALPAEQLDNGILEEIWLY, from the exons ATGGCCTCTACGAGATCCGCCGGAGATGCAACGCCCACTGCTGAGCCCACGTCCGCTTTCAGGAAACTCTCCACGGCTAGTGGGAGTGGGATCGCACCAGGAGCGCCCAGCTGGCAGAGCTGCTACTACTGCACCCGGGAGCACTTCAAGACCATCAGCGACTTTGTGAA tcaCCTACGATCTCGACACTGCACCCGTGAAGGCGGCTCCTTTGTGTGTCGCTACGGCTTCAATGGCGTTTGTGCCTCTCTTCCATTGGACGGAGTCTCTGACCGCGACTACGACGCCCATGTGGCCAAGTATCATGTAAACCAGCAGACACGCGAAATGCCACCAGAATGGGGAGTCTACTCGGCGGCCCAGAACCTGCCGGCCGTGCTAAACGATCCGTCTCGCGGCAAACAGAGCAATCTATTTACCAAGAAGTGGGGCGAACACTTTGTGGATCGGAGTCATGTGCCCGCCTCACCGCGCCTCCCAGACATCACGCATGCCGACTTTTCCGTATATCTGGGAAGCATAGGAAAGCGATATCGCTGGCATGAGCGTCGCCAGCAGCAACTGGAGCGAGATAAGCCGCTGGAAAACGGAGGACAAAGCTTACCAGGATCAGGTGGGCAGACAACACCCACGCATCTGGGCGCGGTGCCGGAGATCTTCCTGAAGtcgcagctgcagctgcaccACCCGGCCACCTTCAAGCAGGTGTTTCCCAATTACATGCAGACATCCGCTTCCACGCCGGAAACGCACCAGCAGACAGGCCGGCAGTTGCAGGAGCAACTGAGTCACTACCTGGACATGGTGGAGGTGAAGATCGCCCAGCAAGTTTCGCAGAAATCTGGCGCCTTCTTTCACGCGATGACCACGCAACATGCCATTTTAGCCGAAATGGAGCAGGCTGCGGAACAGGTGCGTCAGCTGAGGGCAGCGCTGGCCCAGCTGCACAGCCACTCGGTGGTGGACAGCTTTAAGGTGCTGCGCTACGCCCAGCGAAGGCAGCACTACAACCTGACGCTGGACAAACTCCGACTGATGGCCACTGTGCACAAGACGCAACCGAtgctgcagctcctcctgGGTACCCAGGACTATGTGGCAGCTCTGGACCTGATAGGAACCACCCAGGAGATCCTGTCCGCCGAGCTGCTCGGCATCCACTGCTTCAAGCACTTGCCCATGCAGCTCAGCGAGATGGAGAAGCTGATCGATAAGATGCTTACCACGGAATTCGAACGCTACGCCGCCTCGGATCTTAATCGACCGCTGACGGATTCCCTCCGGGAAACGGATAGCGTTTGCGCCGAGGAGGACAAGCTGGTGGCCATTGTTATGGGCCTGCTGCGCAAGCAAAACTTCACCTTTGTCCAGTCCTATCAGCAGGAAGCCATTGCCACCATTAGAGCCATCATCAAACAGCTGCTGATCGAGGTATTGGCGCGCAGCGACAGCGATCAGGAGATCAGCCTAACGGGTCACGGGGAGCAGGCCTTGGAGCTCACCCTGCCCGAGTGGATTGCCCTCCTGCAGCGCTCCAGTCAGGCCCTGGTTTCCATTCTCGAACGCATCAAGGCCGTGGTCGGCATCATGCAGCAAACGGCAGACGCCGCTGTGGGCGCTCAAGATGCGGTGAATCTGATAGATTCCGAGGCGTTTCTCAGCCTCGGACATCATGAGCAGCTGCAATCCCAGCTGCAGCAACTCCTGCAGGCTGTCTGTCATTACTGCCATGAGCGTTGCGCCAACATTGTCTCTCCCCAGAGCTTGGAAAAGAGTTCGGCGAGTGAACAGGAGCTCACCCAGCTCTCGGAGATTGTGGAGCAGTTTGGCGAGACCACGAGGAGCATTTGTGGGGTGGCCAGTGTGCCGCTCCAGTTGGCCTTAAAAGTCCAGGCGTCACGATACGCTCAAAGATTTCATTCAGAACGAAAGCAAAAGTTGTCCTTACTCCTCGACCAGGAACGCTGGCGACAGGTTGACATACCCCATGAGTTCCAGCGGATCATCGAGCGAATGGCTGCCGGGGATTACGCCAAGCCGGAGCTGGGCAACCTGATCAGCAATGGCGGCGGCAATCCCGTGCTTCTGGTGGAAGGAAAGCAACCGTACACCTTGGTAAGCGCGTCGCTGATGCTGATCAGGATGCTGTACGAGTACGGAGGCAGCGCCCAGCGGCTGCCACTGCTGGCTAGCTATCATGCCCGGAACGTAGTTGACCTCCTGAGGTGCTTCAACTCACGCAGCTGCCAACTAATCATCGGAGCTGGGGCCATGCGGGTGGCTGGCCTGAAGACCATTACCAGCACCAATCTGGCGCTGGTTTCCCGGGCTCTCCAGTTGGTTCTTTGGCTGCTGCCCAAGCTCAAGGAGCACTTCCAGGCGATGAGTGGCTATGAGGCCATCGAAAGGGACTACCAGGGTCACATCAAGGAGATCGAGAACAAGATCCACGGCATTGTCTCGGAGCGACTAGCGGCACAACTGGATGCCTGGGAGGCGCGTCCGCCAATACCCTCCCAAACCTTCCGCCACATCTCCCGGCATCTGGTGAAACTCCACGAGGCCATCGCCGGAGTGCTGCCCGAGGCACAGATCCACGAGATCTACGGCGTGGTACACCGCAACTTCAAGGACAAGTTGCGGGAGCAGCTGCTGAAGCTGAATGTCAACAACAACGGAGGGCCACAGCATGGAGTGGTCACCTCGGAGCTGACCTTCTACATGGAGACGCTGCGCACACTGAAAGCCCTTCCCGCCGAGCAGCTGGACAACGGGATTCTGGAGGAGATTTGGCTTTACTGA
- the FucTB gene encoding alpha-(1,3)-fucosyltransferase B isoform X2, producing MRLHRRYYVAVCVILCIWLAFLFVCSQWISSYDGLKTSDPVQLLWWSRSFSFNYDEVRQCGVDTCRISNKRSRLPMARGVLFYGSDMKTSDFPLPRGQQQIWALLHEESPRNVPFVPHLEFLRHFHFTSTFSRYSNMPLTTQYLPSEQALTSLEYHIPFEEKSKVYPSAQIVFLQTDCDTMSGREDYVTELMKYMQVDSFGGCLKNNDLLESLNKDYLNNLYSPELLKFLSTYKYMIAIENAACPDYITEKFWRPLVIGVVPIYFGSPTIKDWQPNNKSAIYVNDFPNPRALAEYLTKLAKNQTEYDSYRSHKLNTQSPISNEWLLLNLAKRQYHIGDSSPGGSLFEKFECAVCRHVIHGSRSERAHSLHYDCPTKPPFAPLENQVEPVNVADWRSVLEVGQCQAKILDEFIRRNSSYNKADFAAELKKRMDENNCN from the exons ATGCGGCTGCATCGACGTTACTatgtggctgtgtgtgttaTATTGTGCATTTGGCTGGCATTCCTTTTCGTCTGCTCCCAATGGATCTCAAGCTACGATGGCCTAAAGACCAGCGATCCCGTCCAGCTTCTCTGGTGGTCGCGTTCCTTTTCCTTCAACTACGACGAGGTGCGCCAGTGCGGCGTGGACACGTGTCGCATCAGCAACAAGAGGAGCCGCCTGCCGATGGCCCGG GGCGTTCTGTTCTATGGATCCGACATGAAGACAAGCGACTTTCCGCTACCACGGGGCCAGCAGCAAATTTGGGCCTTACTGCACGAGGAATCGCCCAGAAATGTGCCCTTCGTGCCCCACTTGGAGTTCCTGCGCCACTTCCACTTTACGTCTACCTTCAGCCGCTACAGCAACATGCCGCTGACCACACAGTATCTGCCCAGCGAGCAAGCTCTCACCTCGCTGGAATACCACATTCCCTTTGAGGAAAAATCTAAGGTCTACCCGTCGGCACAGATAGTGTTCCTGCAGACCGATTGTGATACAATGTCCGGACGGGAGGATTATGTGACTGAGCTAATGAAATATATGCAGGTTGATTCCTTCGGCGGCTGCTTGAAGAACAATGATCTGCTGGAGAG TCTGAATAAGGATTACCTCAACAATCTGTATTCGCCAGAGCTATTGAAGTTCCTGTCCACGTACAAGTATATGATAGCCATCGAAAACGCTGCCTGTCCCGACTATATAACTGAGAAGTTCTGGCGCCCCTTGGTCATAGGCGTCGTGCCCATTTACTTTGGTTCACCCACTATTAAA gacTGGCAGCCGAATAACAAGTCTGCCATTTATGTAAACGATTTCCCCAATCCGCGTGCCTTGGCCGAGTATTTAACCAAGTtggcaaaaaaccaaacagaGTACGATTCGTATCGGAGCCACAAACTGAATACGCAGAGTCCCATCTCAAATGAGTGGCTGCTCCTCAACCTCGCTAAGCGACAGTATCACATTGGCGACTCCTCGCCGGGCGGATCCCTCTTTGAGAAGTTCGAGTGCGCCGTTTGCCGGCATGTGATCCATGGCTCAAGGAGTGAGCGGGCTCACTCCCTTCATTATGACTGCCCGACAAAGCCGCCGTTTGCTCCACTGGAGAATCAGGTGGAACCTGTAAATGTCGCCGACTGGCGATCCGTACTGGAGGTGGGTCAGTGCCAGGCGAAGATTTTGGATGAGTTTATTCGCCGCAACTCCAGCTACAATAAGGCGGACTTTGCCGCAGAGCTTAAAAAGAGGATGGACGAGAATAATTGTAATTAG
- the FucTB gene encoding alpha-(1,3)-fucosyltransferase B isoform X1, whose protein sequence is MRLHRRYYVAVCVILCIWLAFLFVCSQWISSYDGLKTSDPVQLLWWSRSFSFNYDEVRQCGVDTCRISNKRSRLPMARGVLFYGSDMKTSDFPLPRGQQQIWALLHEESPRNVPFVPHLEFLRHFHFTSTFSRYSNMPLTTQYLPSEQALTSLEYHIPFEEKSKVYPSAQIVFLQTDCDTMSGREDYVTELMKYMQVDSFGGCLKNNDLLERQVEPFEFKLVIFMILFFSLNKDYLNNLYSPELLKFLSTYKYMIAIENAACPDYITEKFWRPLVIGVVPIYFGSPTIKDWQPNNKSAIYVNDFPNPRALAEYLTKLAKNQTEYDSYRSHKLNTQSPISNEWLLLNLAKRQYHIGDSSPGGSLFEKFECAVCRHVIHGSRSERAHSLHYDCPTKPPFAPLENQVEPVNVADWRSVLEVGQCQAKILDEFIRRNSSYNKADFAAELKKRMDENNCN, encoded by the exons ATGCGGCTGCATCGACGTTACTatgtggctgtgtgtgttaTATTGTGCATTTGGCTGGCATTCCTTTTCGTCTGCTCCCAATGGATCTCAAGCTACGATGGCCTAAAGACCAGCGATCCCGTCCAGCTTCTCTGGTGGTCGCGTTCCTTTTCCTTCAACTACGACGAGGTGCGCCAGTGCGGCGTGGACACGTGTCGCATCAGCAACAAGAGGAGCCGCCTGCCGATGGCCCGG GGCGTTCTGTTCTATGGATCCGACATGAAGACAAGCGACTTTCCGCTACCACGGGGCCAGCAGCAAATTTGGGCCTTACTGCACGAGGAATCGCCCAGAAATGTGCCCTTCGTGCCCCACTTGGAGTTCCTGCGCCACTTCCACTTTACGTCTACCTTCAGCCGCTACAGCAACATGCCGCTGACCACACAGTATCTGCCCAGCGAGCAAGCTCTCACCTCGCTGGAATACCACATTCCCTTTGAGGAAAAATCTAAGGTCTACCCGTCGGCACAGATAGTGTTCCTGCAGACCGATTGTGATACAATGTCCGGACGGGAGGATTATGTGACTGAGCTAATGAAATATATGCAGGTTGATTCCTTCGGCGGCTGCTTGAAGAACAATGATCTGCTGGAGAGGCAAGTAGAGCCCTTTGAATTCAAATTAGTTATCTTCATGATCCTTTTCTTCAGTCTGAATAAGGATTACCTCAACAATCTGTATTCGCCAGAGCTATTGAAGTTCCTGTCCACGTACAAGTATATGATAGCCATCGAAAACGCTGCCTGTCCCGACTATATAACTGAGAAGTTCTGGCGCCCCTTGGTCATAGGCGTCGTGCCCATTTACTTTGGTTCACCCACTATTAAA gacTGGCAGCCGAATAACAAGTCTGCCATTTATGTAAACGATTTCCCCAATCCGCGTGCCTTGGCCGAGTATTTAACCAAGTtggcaaaaaaccaaacagaGTACGATTCGTATCGGAGCCACAAACTGAATACGCAGAGTCCCATCTCAAATGAGTGGCTGCTCCTCAACCTCGCTAAGCGACAGTATCACATTGGCGACTCCTCGCCGGGCGGATCCCTCTTTGAGAAGTTCGAGTGCGCCGTTTGCCGGCATGTGATCCATGGCTCAAGGAGTGAGCGGGCTCACTCCCTTCATTATGACTGCCCGACAAAGCCGCCGTTTGCTCCACTGGAGAATCAGGTGGAACCTGTAAATGTCGCCGACTGGCGATCCGTACTGGAGGTGGGTCAGTGCCAGGCGAAGATTTTGGATGAGTTTATTCGCCGCAACTCCAGCTACAATAAGGCGGACTTTGCCGCAGAGCTTAAAAAGAGGATGGACGAGAATAATTGTAATTAG